The DNA sequence CGAGGCGGAGATGCAGAAAATCGTCGGTGAGAACCTTCCTTTCAAGGTCTCTTCCCTGCTGCGGACCGAAGCGGTTCGTCTGATGCAGGAGCGCGGTGAAAAATATAAAGCCGAGCATATCAGCGACCTGCCGGAAGACGCCGTTATCACGTTCTATCAGCAGGGCGAATATATTGATATGTGCGTAGGGCCTCATCTGACTTATACGAAAGCGCTGAAATCCTTCAAGCTGACGGCCGTTTCTGGCGCGTACTGGAAGAACAACCGGGAAAACAAGATGCTCACGCGTCTAAACGGCGTGGCGTTCCGCACGAAAGAAGAGCTGGCGGAATACGAGAGGCAGGCCGAAGAAGCGAAAGCGCGGGATCACCGCCGTATCGGCAAAGAAATGAAACTGTTCATGACGGACGATCTGGTCGGCAAAGGGCTTCCGATGTTTCTGCCGAAAGGCTACGCCGTATGGCAGCAGCTTGAGGCATACATCAAAGAGAAAGAACGCATGCTGGGGTATCAGCACGTCATGACGCCTTGCGTGGGAACTGTCGGCCTTTACGAGACCAGCGGACACTGGGCGCATTATAAGGAAAACATGTTCCCCGTGATGGAGGTCGAGGACGAGAAGTTTGTGCTGCGCCCCATGAACTGCCCTCATCATATGATGATCTATGCAAACCAGCGTCATTCCTACCGTGATCTGCCCCTCCGCATCGGGGAGATTGCCCACGACTTTCGCTTTGAGCCAAGCGGAACGCTGAAAGGCATCGAGCGCGGACGGCATTTTTGTCAGAATGACGCGCATCTGTTCGTCACGCCGGATCAGATCAGAGACGAAGTTGGCCGCGTCGTGGATCTCATCTTTGATGTCTATAAGGATTTTGGGATTACGGACTATCGCTGCGTGCTCTCTCTTCGCGATCCGGAGGACAAAGTGAAATACTATCAGGACGACGAGATGTGGACGCATGCGGAGAGCGCCCTGCGGGCGGTGCTGACGGAGCTGGGGGTTCAGTTCTCCGAGGAGATCGGAGAGGCCGCCTTCTATGGTCCGAAACTGGATGTCAATGTAAAGCCTGCGGTGGGGGCAGAGTACACCTTGTCCACCTGCCAGCTCGATTTCTGCTTGCCTGAGCGTTTCCATCTGAAATATACCGACAGAGATGGGACGGAGAAGACTCCCGTGGTGCTTCACCGGGCTATCTTAGGCAGTCTGGATAGATTTATGGCCTATCTGATCGAAGAAACAAAAGGTGCCTTCCCCGTGTGGCTGGCTCCGGTCCAAATCAAGGTGCTGCCGGTTTCGGAAAAGAGTCTGGACTACGCCGGGAAGGTCTACGAAGAGCTGCGGAGGGCGCACTTGCGCGTCGAATTGGACGAGCGCAATGAAAAGATCGGTTATAAGATCCGCAGCGCGCGGCAGGATGATAAGGTGCCCTATATGGTGATTATCGGCGAAAAAGAAAGCGAAGAAGGGAAAATTTCTGTCCGGGACCGTGCTACGGACCGGACTGCAACCTGCCTGTTGGAGTCGTTTGTTGAAAAAGTGCGGGAAGAGATACGGAATCATCGCTGATAGATAAGAAACCGTCCGGCGTCATGTTTGCCGTCAAGAGGCAAAGCGAGCGAGTATGCAGGCGACACCGTTGCCCCGTTTGTCAAAATTTCGTCGAGAGCGGCGCCCGTTTCCTGGCGAGAGCCGCCACGAAAGAAAATCATTGTGCAAAAAAAGGAATCTCCAACGGCATGAATCCGTTGGAGATTCCTTTTTTTGCGTCTCCGCGGCGCGGCGGCTTTCGTTTAAAAACTACTCAGCCAGCGTGCCCATGGGATCCCACGGGAAGAAGTGCAGCGGCTCGGTTTCCAGCGCGGCGAGCTGCTTCTCGCTGAGGTGCTTTTTGTTGATCACGGCCTGATAGACGTACTGGTCGAACCAGCCGCCGTCCATCAGATAATAGCCTTTGTCGCCGTGCTCGTCGCCCCAGCTGTTCTCGATCTTCCAGCGGTTGGGCTTGCCCGCGGCGTCGAGGTTGACGCCGGTGATGACCATGGCGTGGTTCATGGCGCTGTCGCGCAGGTCGAGACGCTCGCCCTTGGTCATGGCGAAGTCCATCGCGAAGGTGCCCTCGTAGTCGAAGCAGGCGTCGCTCCAGATGCCCATGTCGCGCGCGCCCTTCTTGCCGACGTCGGAGCCGAACCAGACGCACTCGCCGTCTTTGAGCTGGCGCACGATCAGGTCTTTGAGCTCCTCCATGGGCAGGTTGAGGTAGCGCACGGGGCGCCCTTCGGCGACGTTGCC is a window from the Pyramidobacter porci genome containing:
- the thrS gene encoding threonine--tRNA ligase encodes the protein MKVLFNDGHVGECPEELELRVLRHSAAHIMAQAVKRLYPDAHFAYGPATDEGFYYDIDIGDRTLSDEDLPAVEAEMQKIVGENLPFKVSSLLRTEAVRLMQERGEKYKAEHISDLPEDAVITFYQQGEYIDMCVGPHLTYTKALKSFKLTAVSGAYWKNNRENKMLTRLNGVAFRTKEELAEYERQAEEAKARDHRRIGKEMKLFMTDDLVGKGLPMFLPKGYAVWQQLEAYIKEKERMLGYQHVMTPCVGTVGLYETSGHWAHYKENMFPVMEVEDEKFVLRPMNCPHHMMIYANQRHSYRDLPLRIGEIAHDFRFEPSGTLKGIERGRHFCQNDAHLFVTPDQIRDEVGRVVDLIFDVYKDFGITDYRCVLSLRDPEDKVKYYQDDEMWTHAESALRAVLTELGVQFSEEIGEAAFYGPKLDVNVKPAVGAEYTLSTCQLDFCLPERFHLKYTDRDGTEKTPVVLHRAILGSLDRFMAYLIEETKGAFPVWLAPVQIKVLPVSEKSLDYAGKVYEELRRAHLRVELDERNEKIGYKIRSARQDDKVPYMVIIGEKESEEGKISVRDRATDRTATCLLESFVEKVREEIRNHR